CAGCTTGACCGCCGCCTCACGATTGGGTGCGGTCTTGACCACACCGGCGCCCGAAACGTTGACGTGGGTGCCGCGGCCGTCCTGATTGGGGAAGAACACGGCCACCTTCTCGGCAGCCGCCTTCTGGGCCTCGTCCTTGCCGGCGAGCATGCCGCCCAGATAGTAGGTGTTGACCACCGCGATATCGGCCTCGCCCGAGGCGACCGCACCAATCTGGTCGCGGTCGCCGCCCTGCGGCTTGCGGGCAAAATTCTCCACCAGCCCCTTCGCCCATTCCTCGGTCTTCTCGGGCCCGTTGGCCACGATCATGGCCGCGGTCAGCGACTGGTTGTAGGTGTTGCTCGACGAGCGGATGGCGAGACGCCCCTTCCACACCGGGTCGGCGAGCTGTTCGTAGGTCGACAGCTCTTCGGGCTTCACCCGATCCTTGGCGTAGACGACCACACGCGCGCGCTTCGACAGGCCGAACCAGGCATTGTCGCTGTCACGCAGATGCGCCGGCACCGCCTCTTCCAGCACCTTGGACGAGACGGGCTGGAAGATGCCTGCTTCCTTCGCCTGCTCCAGCCGCGCCACGTCGACGGTCAGCAGAATGTCGGCGGGGCTGTTCTCCCCCTCGGCCTGGATGCGCGCCAGCAGCTTTTCACCGCTGTCGGAGAGCAGGTTCACCTTGATGCCGGTTTCGGCGGTGAAGGTGTCGAGGATCGGGCGGATCAGCTGTTCCTGGCGCGCCGAGTAGAGGTTGACCTCTGCAGCGGACGCCGCCGGGCCGGCGACCAGCAGGGCAAGGGCCGCGGCAGCGCCGCCGATGCTGCCGAACAGGCGATGACGGGCGGGACGGCGAAACATGTCGGTCATGGCAGTCTCGTCGATAAGCGGGGCAGGCGGAATCCGGGCCGCCGGGCCCAAGGCGCCGGCGACGTGCGATTGCGAATTCCTATCAGCTCTTGCCTATCATTCCGGAAGCGTCGCTTCAAGCGCGGGTGAGACTGATTTGCGATACGCGGCGATTCGCCGCCCTGCGATATCGGCCGTCGGATTTCGTGGAGTTCGCCGTTTACAGCACAGCCCTGCATGGAGATACTGCGACGCGAAAGGATCGTTCCACGGCCTTCTGGTGTACAGAAGCGCACAGTGCAACATGTATGTCCTTTCCCCACCTGATCGGGACGCGATCTACGCTCCTGCCCGGCGCAAGTGCTCCCGCCTGATCGACGAGGCGCCTTCGCGATGACCATCCGCTGCCTTCGTACCGCCCGCCTCGGGCGGATCCGTCTGCACAGCATCTTCCTGGCCGGTCTCATGGCAGGCATGTTTGCGGTCGCACT
The window above is part of the Tistrella mobilis genome. Proteins encoded here:
- a CDS encoding Fe(3+) ABC transporter substrate-binding protein, encoding MTDMFRRPARHRLFGSIGGAAAALALLVAGPAASAAEVNLYSARQEQLIRPILDTFTAETGIKVNLLSDSGEKLLARIQAEGENSPADILLTVDVARLEQAKEAGIFQPVSSKVLEEAVPAHLRDSDNAWFGLSKRARVVVYAKDRVKPEELSTYEQLADPVWKGRLAIRSSSNTYNQSLTAAMIVANGPEKTEEWAKGLVENFARKPQGGDRDQIGAVASGEADIAVVNTYYLGGMLAGKDEAQKAAAEKVAVFFPNQDGRGTHVNVSGAGVVKTAPNREAAVKLLEFLVSEEAQKFYAEVNQEFPVRPGVPSSAIIQSWGPFKEDTVAITRLGELNRQAVEIMDRAGWR